The window GCGCCGGCTTCTCGCGGGCGCGGGAGGGTCTGGTCAGACTCGACCTGTGCGACCCCGTAGCGGTGGAGGCGTGCCTCGAATCGCTCCGCCCGCGCGTGGTGATCCACAGCGCCGCCGAGCGCCGGCCCGATGTCAGCGAGCGCGACCCGGAGGCCACGCGCCGCCTGAATGTCGAGGCCACCGCCCGTCTGGCCCGCTGGTGCGCGGCCCACGGCGCCTGGTTGCTGTACCTCTCGACGGACTACGTGTTTGACGGCGCCCGGCCGCCCTACGGCGTGGATGCCCCGACGGGGCCGCTCAACGCCTACGGACGGTCGAAGCTCGCGGGCGAACACGCGGTCCGCAGCGAGACGGCGGATGCCGCCGTGCTGCGCGTCCCCATCCTCTACGGCCCGTGCGAGTCGCTCGCCGAATCGTCGGTCACCGGCATCGTTCCGGCGCTGCTCCGGGCGACGCCCGCCGCACCGGTCCGCCTCGACCATTGGGCCGTGCGCTACCCGACGCACACCGCCGACATCGCCTCCGTCATCTGCCAGATGACCCGCCGCCGCCTGGCTGGCCACCCGCTCGCCGGCGTCTTCCATGCGTCGGGGAACGAGCCGCACACCAAGTACACGCTCGGGCTGCTGATGGCCCGCATCCTCGGGGTCGCCGCCGCAGCCGTGCGGCCCGACGACGCCCCGGCGCCCGGCGCCCCGCGCCCCCAGGACGCCCATCTCGACACCTCCCGCCTCGACGCCCTCGGCATCACCGCCCGCACGCCCCTCGAGCCGGCGCTGCGGGAGATCCTCGCGTAGCACAGGGATGTCGACCGCATCCTCGCCGCCAAGAC is drawn from Lentisphaerota bacterium and contains these coding sequences:
- a CDS encoding SDR family oxidoreductase — translated: MRAETLSAPSILVTGASGLLGRAILAAFRSDAAAWRVCGAGFSRAREGLVRLDLCDPVAVEACLESLRPRVVIHSAAERRPDVSERDPEATRRLNVEATARLARWCAAHGAWLLYLSTDYVFDGARPPYGVDAPTGPLNAYGRSKLAGEHAVRSETADAAVLRVPILYGPCESLAESSVTGIVPALLRATPAAPVRLDHWAVRYPTHTADIASVICQMTRRRLAGHPLAGVFHASGNEPHTKYTLGLLMARILGVAAAAVRPDDAPAPGAPRPQDAHLDTSRLDALGITARTPLEPALREILA